In Agrococcus jenensis, the genomic window TCGTAGCGGCCGAGCGCGAGCCCAAGCAGCGCCCAGATCGGAGACAGCAGCACGGTCGACCCGACCGAGAGGGCCGCGGTGATCGCGATCGCCGCCCAGGGGCGGTGCGATCGGCCGAACCGCCGCTCGACCGCGCTCCGCTGCTCCATCCGAACACCGTAGCCGTTCGGCCGTCCACACCACGGGGGGCCCGAGCGCGCGAGTGTCGACCTGCTGGGCAGGTGTCGCGACACTGCAGCGACAACCCGACACTCCGTGCTCGCCACAGCGGACCCGGACGCGCGAGTGTCGACGTGCTGCTCGAGTGTCGCGACACTGCCGCGACGACCCGACACTCTGCGCCGACACCGGGCGCCGCCGGGCTCGGGCGCTCGGCGCGCCGTCAGGCGACGCCGGCGAGCGCCTCGCGGTAGGCGTCCATGTCGCGCGACGCCGACGGGCTCACGCGGAAGTGCGCCGCGATCCTGCCCTCGCGGTCGATGACGTAGGTCGCGCGGGTCGCCGTGCCGCGCTCCGGCAGGAACGCGTCGTAGGCCTGCGCCACCCCGCCGTGCGGCCAGAAGTCGCTCAGCAGCCGGAACGACAGCCCCTCCTGCTCGGCGAAGACGCGCAGCGATGCGGCGGTGTCGACCGAGATCGCCAGCACCTCGGCGTCCGCGTCCTCGAACGCCGCGAGCTCGTCGCGGATCGCGCACAGCTCTCCGGTGCAGCGGCCGGTGAACGCCGCGGGGTAGAAGACGAGCACGACCGGGTGCCCGCGCAGGGCCGACAGCGTGACCGCCTCGCCGGTGTGGTCGGTGAGGGTGAAGTCGGGCGCCTCGGCCCCGATCTCGAGCGCATCCTGAGCCATGCATCCCATCGTGCCAGAGCCGACGGCGGCACTGCGATGGATGCACGCCGCGGTCGATAGGGTGGATGCTCGGGCGTGCGCACCCAGGCCGCCGCGAGATATCGACGTCAGGAGCATCGGTGCTGAACGACCAGGACCCCTACTCGGGCCACACGGACGACGTGGACCCCAGCGAGACCGCTGAGTGGCAGGAGTCGCTGTCGCAGCTCGTCGCGGCCAATGGCCACGAGCGCGGCCGCGAGATCATGCTCAGCCTGCTCAAGCGCTCCAAGGAGCTGCACCTGGGCGTGCCGATGGTGCCCACGACCGACTACATCAACACGATCGCGCCCGAGAACGAGCCGGAGTTCCCCGGCGACGAGGCGATCGAGCGCACGTACCGCCGCTGGATCCGCTGGAATGCGGCGATCATGGTGCACCGCGCGCAGGCGCCCGGCATCGGCGTCGGCGGCCACATCTCGACCTACGCGTCGTCGGCGGCCCTCTACGAAGTCGGGCTCAACCACTTCTTCCGCGGCCAGGACCACCCGGGCGGCGGCGACCAGATCTTCTACCAGGGCCACGCCTCCCCCGGCATGTACGCCCGCGCCTTCCTCGAGGGCCGCCTGAGCGAGACGCAGATGGACGCGTTCCGCCAGGAGAAGTCGAAGGCCCCGAACGGCATCCCCTCGTACCCGCACCCGCGGATGATGCCCGACTTCTGGCAGTTCCCGACCGTCTCGATGGGCCTCGGCCCGATCGACGCCATCTACCAGGCGCAGGCGAACCGCTACCTCGCGAACCGCGGCATCAAGGACGTCGCCGACTCGCAGGTGTGGGCGTTCCTCGGCGACGGCGAGATGGACGAGGTCGAGTCGCGCGGTGCGCTGCAGCTCGCCGCGAACGACGGCCTCGACAACCTGAACTTCGTCATCAACGCCAACCTGCAGCGCCTCGACGGCCCGGTGCGTGGCAACGGCAAGATCATCCAGGAGCTCGAGTCGTTCTTCCGCGGCGCGGGCTGGAACGTCATCAAGGTCGTCTGGGGCCGCGAGTGGGACTCGCTGCTCGAGAACGACCACGAGGGCGCGCTCCGCAACCTCATGAACGTCACGCCCGACGGCGACTACCAGACCTACAAGGCGGAGTCGGGCCTGTTCGTGCGCGAGCACTTCTTCGGCCGCGACCCGCGCACGCTCGAGATGGTCAAGCACATGACCGACGACGAGATCTGGAGCATGAAGCGCGGCGGCCACGACTACCGCAAGGTGTATGCCGCCTACAAGGCAGCCGCCGAGCACAAGGGCCAGCCGACCGTCATCATCGCGAAGACGATCAAGGGCTACGGCCTGGGCAAGTCCTTCGAGGCGCGCAACGCGACGCACCAGATGAAGAAGCTGACGATCGACGACCTGAAGACGTTCCGCGACTACCTGCAGCTCGACATCTCGGACAAGCAGCTCGACGCCGACCCGTACAACCCGCCGTACTTCAACCCGGGCGGCGACTCGCCTGAGATCCAGTACATGCTCGAGCGCCGCCGCGAGCTGGGCGGCTTCACGCCCGAGCGCCGCTCGAAGCACACGATCATCCCGCTGCCCGAGGCGAAGACCTACGACCTGCCCAAGAAGGGCTCGGGCAAGCAGCAGGTCGCCACCACGATGGCGTTCGTCCGCCTGCTCAAGGACCTGCTCCGCGACAAGGGCTGGGGCGAGCGGATCGTGCCGATCATCCCCGACGAGGCGCGCACCTTCGGCATCGACGCGTTCTTCCCGACGGCGAAGATCTACAACCCGCACGGCCAGAACTACACGTCGGTCGACCGCGACCTGCTGCTGAAGTACCGCGAGGCGCCCGACGGGCAGATCGTGCACGTCGGCATCAACGAGGCCGGCGCGATGGCGGCGTTCATCGCCGCCGGGTCGTCGTACTCGACGCACGGCGAGCCGCTCGTGCCGATCTACGTCTTCTACTCGATGTTCGGCTTCCAGCGCACGGGCGACTCCATCTGGGCGGCCGCCGACCAGATGACGCGCGGCTTCCTCATCGGCGCCACCGCCGGCCGCACGACGCTCGCGGGCGAGGGCACGCAGCACGCCGACGGCCACTCGCCGCTCATCGCGTCGACGAACCCCGCTGTGCTCGCGTACGACCCGGCATACGGCTACGAGATCGCGCACCTGACCCAGATGGGTCTCGAGCGGATGTACGGCGACAGCCCCGAGGACATCATCATGTACCTCACCGTCTACAACGAGCCCTACGTGCAGCCGGTCGAGCCCGAGGACGTCGACGTCGAGGGCATCCGCCGCGGCATCCACCGCGTCTCGGTGAGCGACCACCACCCGATCAAGGTGCAGCTGCTGGGCTCCGGCGTGGCGCTGCCGTGGCTCCACCACGCGCAGGAGCTGCTCGGCAGCGACTGGGGCGTCTCGGCCGACATCTGGTCGGTCACGTCGTGGAGCGAGCTGCGGCGCGACGGCCTCGCGGCCGACGAGCACAACTGGATGCACCCGCAGGACCACGCGAAGGTGCCGTACGTCACCCAGCGCCTGTCGGAGGCGGAGGGCCCGTTCATCGCGACGAGCGACTACATGCGCGCCGTGCCCGACCAGATCCGCGAGTGGGTGCCCGGTGACTACGCGACGCTCGGCGCCGACGGCTTCGGCTTCGCCGACACCCGTGCCGCTGCCCGTCGCTTCTTCACGATCGACAGCCACTCGGTGGTCGTCCGTGCCCTCGAGGCGCTCGCGAAGCAGGGCAAGGTGCCGCTCGGCATGGTCATGCAGGCGATCGACAAGTACAGCCTCCACGACGTGAACGCCGGCCAGTCGGGCAACGCCGGCGGCGAGTCCTAGGGCCGGCGCTGTCCGCCGAGGCGGAGCTCAAGGCGCAGCAGCTCGCGTGGCTGCGGCGCACCTCGGGCGACCTCGCGACGCAGGTGATGCGGGCGCTCGACGACCGGCTGCCCTGGTACCGCACGATGCCGCCGTCGCGGCGGAGCGCGGTGGGGCTCGTCGCGCAGTCCGGCATCACCTCGTTCATCGCGTGGCACGAGGATCCTGAGGCGCAGCCCTGGATCGCCGCCGACGTCTTCGCGGCGGCGCCCAGGGAGCTGCTGCGCAGCGTGAGCCTGCAGCAGACGCTGCAGCTCATCCGCACGGTGGTGTCGGTCTTCGAGGAGCGGATCGGCGACGCCGACCCCGTGATGCGCGAGCCGATCCTGCGGTACTCCCGCGAGATCGCCTTCGCGGCCGCCGACGTCTACGCCCGCGCTGCCGAGTCGCGCGGCCTGTGGGACGCGCGGCTCGAGGCGCTCGTCGTCGACTCGATCCTCACCGGCGAGCACGACGACGAGCTGCCGAGCCGCTCCGCGGCGCTCGGCTGGCACGGCCGCGGCGAGTGCGCGGTGCTCGTCGGCACCGCGCCGCGCGTGCTCGACGTCGACGTGATCCGCCGTCGTGCCCGGCATGCCGGATGCGACGTGCTCGTCGGCGTGCAGGGCACCCGGCTGGTCGTGGTGATCGGCCGCGCAGCCGCCGAGAGCGAGGACGCCGCCGAGGAGCCCATCGCGTTCCTCGCGATCGCGGGCGAGCTCTCCGAGGCGTTCGGCGAGGGCCACCTCGTGCTGGGCCCGGTGGTGCCGAGCATCGTCGAGGCGGCGCGGAGCGCGAAGGCGGCACTCGCGGGCTTCGCCGTCGCCGACGCGTGGCGGCGCACGCCGCGGCCCGTGCGCGCCGACGACCTGCTGCCGGAGCGGGCGCTCGCGGGCGACCCCCTCGCCCGCCAGGAGCTCGTGCGCGGCGTCTATCAGCCGCTCCGCGACCACTCGAGCGACCTCCTCGCGACGCTCGCCTGCTACCTCGACACGGGCCGCTCGCTCGAGGCGACCGCCCGCGAGCTCTTCGTGCACCCGAACACCGTGCGGTACCGCCTCAAGCGCATCAGCGAGATCATCGGCTGGGACGCGACCGGTGCGCGCGAGGCGCTCGCGCTCCACACCGCGATCATCCTCGGCTCGATCCACGACGCGTCGCGCGAGCGCACGCAGCGCGGCGCCGCCTCGACCCGGCATGCAAGCCGGGGCAGGTCCCCAGTGGAAGGATGAACGACGTGATCGTGATCGTCGCCCCCGGACAGGGCTCGCAGAAGCCAGGCTTCCTCGCTCCGTGGCTCGATCTGCCGGGCGTGCCCGAGCGGCTCGGCGCACTCGGCGAGGCCGCAGGCATCGACCTCGTCGAGCACGGCACGGTGAGCGACGCCGACACCATCCGCGACACCCTCGTGGCGCAGCCGCTCATCGTCGCGGCGGGCATCCTCGCCCTCGACGCGCTCGGCGACCGCGCCCGGCTCGCCGGCGGCGTCGCCGGCCACTCCGTCGGCGAGATCACCGCCGCGGTCGCCGCCGGCGTGCTCAGCGCGGAGGACGCCATGGCGCTCGTCGGCGAGCGCGCCCGCGCGATGGCGGATGCCGCCGCCACGACCCCGACCGGCATGGCCGCCGTGCTCGGCGCCGACGAGGGAGCCCTCGAGGGCCGGCTCGCCGAGCTCGGGCTCGAGCCCGCGAACTACAACGGCGGCGGCCAGATCGTCGTCGCCGGCGCCGTCGACGCGCTCGCCGCGCTCGCCGAGGCGCCGCCCGAGCGTGCGCGGGTCATCCCGCTGCAGACGGCCGGGGCGTTCCACACCGGCTACATGGCACCCGCCGTCGAGCGCTTCCGCGCCGCGGCCGCCGCGACCGCGACGAGCGACCCGACCACGACGCTCTGGACGAACCGGGACGGCAGCGCCGTCGCATCCGGTGCCGACTTCCTCGAGCTGATCGTCGGGCAGGTCTCGAGCCCCGTGCGCTGGGATCGCTGCATGGCGGCGTTCCAGGATGCGGGCGTGACGGGCATCATCGAGCTCGCGCCCGCGGGCGCCCTCATCGGGCTCGCGAAGCGCGGGCTGCGCGGCGTGCCGTCCGTCGGCATCACCACCCCTGACGACCTGGACGCAGCCGTGGCGCTGCTGGAGAGCGGAGCCGCAGCATGACCAGGATGACGAGCCTCCCCACCCGCGCCGGCGCGCGCATCCTCGCCGTGGGAGCCGCCCGCGGCGACCTCGTGGTGCCGAACGAGGACCTCATCGGCCCCATCGACTCGTCGGACGAGTGGATCCGCCAGCGCACGGGCATCATCAGCCGCGTGCGCGCGTCCGAGGGCATCGAGGCCGTCGACCTCGCCGAGACCGCGTCGCGCGAGGCGCTCGAGCGCGCAGGGCTCGACGCCTCCCGCATCGACGCCGTCGTCGTCTCGACCATCAGCAACACCGTGCAGACGCCGTCGATGGCCGCGCTGCTCACCGAGCGGCTCGGCGCGACGCCCGCGCCGGCGTTCGACATCTCGGCGGCGTGCGCCGGCTACGCCTACGGCGTCGCGCAGGCCGACGCGCTCGTGCGCAGCGGCATGGCCGAGCACGTGCTCGTGGTGGGCGTCGAGAAGCTCTCCGAGATCGTCGACCCGACCGATCGCTCGATCAGCTTCCTGCTGGGCGACGGCGCCGGCGCCGTCGTCATCGGCCCGTCCCACGAGCCGGGCATCAGCCCCTCCGTCTGGGGGTCCGACGGCTCGCAGTGGGACACCATCCGCATGACGAACCCGCTGGGCTCGATGCGCGAGGGCGCCGCCTGGCCGACGCTACGGCAGGACGGCCAGAAGGTCTTCCGCTGGGCCGTCTGGGAGATGGCGAAGAAGGCGCGCGAGGCGCTCGACGCCGCCGGCGTCGAGCCCGGCGACCTCGCCGCGTTCATCCCCCACCAGGCGAACATGCGCATCATCGACGAGTTCGCGAAGCAGCTGCAGCTGCCCGACTCGGTCGCGATCGCGCGCGACATCGCCACGACCGGCAACACCTCGGCGGCCTCGATCCCGCTCGCGATGCACCGCCTGCTCGAGGAGCAGCCGGAGCTCTCGGGCGGTCTCGCGCTGCAGATCGGCTTCGGCGCGGGCCTCGTGTACGGCGCCCAGGTCGTCGTCCTCCCCTAGACTTCAACCCGTCCACCAGACAGAAGGAGACACCCGATGGCATTCACCAAGGACGAGGTCCTGGCAGGGCTCGCCGACCTCGTGAACGACGAGACCGGCATCGCGACCGAGAACGTGCAGATGGAGAAGTCGTTCACCGACGACCTCGACATCGACTCGATCTCGATGATGACGATCGTCGTGAACGCCGAGGAGAAGTTCGACGTCAAGATCCCCGATGACGAGGTCAAGAACCTCAAGACCGTGCAGGACGCGGTCGACTACATCACCGGCGCGCAGGCGGCCTGAGCCTTCGCTGCGACACGCGTGCGGCCGGGCGACCGGCCGCACGCGCCATCTACGGAGGAACCCCATGACGCACAAGATCGTCATCACCGGCATCGGCGCGACGTCGCCGCTGGGCGGCACCGCGCGCGCCAGCTGGGATGCGCTGCTCGCCGGCGAGTCCGGCTCGAGCACGCTCGAGCACGACTGGGTCGCGAAGTACGAGCTGCCCGTCACCTTCGCCGCGCAGGCGAAGGTGCGCCCCGACACGGTGCTGGAGCGCCCGATCGCGAAGCGCCTCGACCCGTCGAGCCAGTTCGCGCTCGTCGCGGCCAAGGAGGCGTGGGCCGACGCCGGCTCCCCCGAGCTCGACCCTGAGCGCCTCGGCGTCGACTTCGCCACCGGCATCGGCGGCCTCTGGACGCTGCTCGACGCGTGGGACACGCTGCGCGAGAAGGGCCCGCGCCGCGTCATGCCGATGACGGTGCCCATGCTCATGCCGAACGCGCCCTCCGCCGCGATCTCGATGCACTTCGAGGCGCGCGCCTACGCCCAGACCGTCGCCTCCGCGTGCGCGTCGAGCACCGAGGCGCTCGTGCACGCGTACGCGCACCTGCAGGAGGGCCTAGCCGACGTGGTCATCGCGGGCGGCAGCGAGTCGGCGATCCACCCGATGACGCTCGCCGCGTTCGCCTCGATGCAGGCGCTCTCGCGCCGCAACGACGACCCGGCGACGGCATCCCGCCCCTACGACATCACTCGCGACGGCTTCGTCATGGGCGAGGGCGCGGCCGCGCTCGTGCTCGAGACCGAGGAGCACGCGCTCGCGCGCGGTGCCCGCATCTACGCCGAGCTCGCGGGCGGCGGCGTGACCGCCGACTCGTACCACATCACGGCGCCCGAGCCCGAGGGCCTCGGCGCCAGCCGTGCGGTGGGCCTCGCGCTCTCGGCTGCAGGCGCGACCGCCGACGACGTCACGCACATCAACGCGCACGCGACCTCCACCCCGGTCGGCGACGTGGCCGAGGTGCGCGCGATGCACCGCATCTTCGGCGAGCGCATCCGCGACATCCCGGTCTCGGCGACGAAGGCGGCGCACGGGCACCTCCTCGGCGGCACCGGCGCGCTCGAGGCCGTGTTCACCACGCTCGCGCTCAACGAGCGCGTCGCTCCCCCGACGATCAACGTCACCGAGCAGGACCCCGAGGCGCCGCTGCGCATCTCGGGCACGCCGATGCCGCTCGGCGACGAGCCGCAGCTGGCGATCTCGAACTCGTTCGGCTTCGGCGGCCACAACGCCGTGATCGCGATCCGCTCGGTCTGACCGACGCAACGCCGAGGGCCCCGCTGTACGCAGCGGGGCCCTCAGCCGTTCGTGGGCGCGTCAGCCGACGCGGTGGTCAGCCGACACGGTCGTCAGCCGACGCGATCGTCAGCCGACGCGATCGTCAGCCGACACGGTGCAGCCAGATGACGGGCGACGCGTCGGAGGCGTGGCGGTAGGTCTCGAGCTCGCGGTCCCACGCGCCGCCGAGGGCGTCGTCGAGCTCGGCGAGCAGCGCCTTCGGGTCGGTGCCCGCGGCCTCCATGGCGCTGCGGATGCGGTCCTCCGGCACGACGATGGAGCCGGCGGCATCGATGCGCCGGGCGGTGATGCCGAGCTCCGGCGTGTGCATCCAACGCATGCCGTCGCTGCCCGGCGTCGGGTCCTCCGACACCTCGAAGCGCACGTCGCGCCAGCCGGCGAGAGCGCTCGCGATCGCTGCGCCGGTGCCGGCCGCGCCGGTCCAGTGCACCTCGGTGCGCTCGAGTCCGGGCGCAGCGGGTTGCGCCTGCCAGACGAAGCGGAGCGCGTCGCCGACGGCATGACCGACGGCCCACTCCAGGTGGGTGCGCATGGCGCGCGGGGACGCGTGGATCCAGACGACCCCCGTCGTGGATGCGGGACGTCGTCTGAGCGTGTTCGCGGCAGTCATCGTCTCTCCCTCGTTCGATGCGACTTCCCCATCGGTCGAACGATCGTTGACGACGTGACGAGTCTGCCACAGCCCGCTGATGAGTGACAACCGTGTCATTCCTGGCTCAGAAGGGGGCTGGTGGCCCGAGCACCTGCGAGACCGCGGCAGTCCAGACGCCGAGGGGATCGGGTGGCAGGGGCGGCGGCGACGCGTCGGGATCCGGTGGGAGCCCCGCGAGCATCCGGTCGCGGTCGGCAGCCATGCGCTCGACCGCCTCCTGCGTGCGGCGGCGGCGCTCCGCGCGCGTCGCCGTCGACGGCGGGCTGCGCCGCGGCATGTCGGTGAAGACGGGCCCGATCGGCTCGGGCACGTCCGTGATGACCCGCCCGATCGGTGAGGTCCACTCGAACACGCCGCCGGGCAGCTGTCGCACCGCCCAGCGGGAGTCGTGCTTGAGGGTGTGGCAGCTGCGGCAGAGGTGACCGAGGTTGCCGAGCGTCGTCGTGCCGCCCTTCGCCCAGTCGATGGTGTGGTCGACATCGGAGCGGAGCGCTGGCCTGGCGCAGCCGGGGCCGCGGCAGCCGCCGTCGCGGGCCTGCAGCCAGAGCCTCTGCAGCCGCGGCACGCGGTAGGTGTCGACCGTGACCGCGACGCCGGTGACGGGGTCGGTGAACAGCCGCTCCCAGACCGACGCTGTGCCGGCGATGCGGCGGGCCGTGTCTCGGTCGACGAGCACCTTGCCGTCGAGCGCTGCCGGGAAGTCGAGCGCCCGCACCGCGGGGTCCTGCTCGTCGTCGTCGAGCAGCGTCGTCGCAGGGATGAGGATCGAGACGTGCGCCGT contains:
- a CDS encoding peroxiredoxin — translated: MAQDALEIGAEAPDFTLTDHTGEAVTLSALRGHPVVLVFYPAAFTGRCTGELCAIRDELAAFEDADAEVLAISVDTAASLRVFAEQEGLSFRLLSDFWPHGGVAQAYDAFLPERGTATRATYVIDREGRIAAHFRVSPSASRDMDAYREALAGVA
- the aceE gene encoding pyruvate dehydrogenase (acetyl-transferring), homodimeric type; translation: MLNDQDPYSGHTDDVDPSETAEWQESLSQLVAANGHERGREIMLSLLKRSKELHLGVPMVPTTDYINTIAPENEPEFPGDEAIERTYRRWIRWNAAIMVHRAQAPGIGVGGHISTYASSAALYEVGLNHFFRGQDHPGGGDQIFYQGHASPGMYARAFLEGRLSETQMDAFRQEKSKAPNGIPSYPHPRMMPDFWQFPTVSMGLGPIDAIYQAQANRYLANRGIKDVADSQVWAFLGDGEMDEVESRGALQLAANDGLDNLNFVINANLQRLDGPVRGNGKIIQELESFFRGAGWNVIKVVWGREWDSLLENDHEGALRNLMNVTPDGDYQTYKAESGLFVREHFFGRDPRTLEMVKHMTDDEIWSMKRGGHDYRKVYAAYKAAAEHKGQPTVIIAKTIKGYGLGKSFEARNATHQMKKLTIDDLKTFRDYLQLDISDKQLDADPYNPPYFNPGGDSPEIQYMLERRRELGGFTPERRSKHTIIPLPEAKTYDLPKKGSGKQQVATTMAFVRLLKDLLRDKGWGERIVPIIPDEARTFGIDAFFPTAKIYNPHGQNYTSVDRDLLLKYREAPDGQIVHVGINEAGAMAAFIAAGSSYSTHGEPLVPIYVFYSMFGFQRTGDSIWAAADQMTRGFLIGATAGRTTLAGEGTQHADGHSPLIASTNPAVLAYDPAYGYEIAHLTQMGLERMYGDSPEDIIMYLTVYNEPYVQPVEPEDVDVEGIRRGIHRVSVSDHHPIKVQLLGSGVALPWLHHAQELLGSDWGVSADIWSVTSWSELRRDGLAADEHNWMHPQDHAKVPYVTQRLSEAEGPFIATSDYMRAVPDQIREWVPGDYATLGADGFGFADTRAAARRFFTIDSHSVVVRALEALAKQGKVPLGMVMQAIDKYSLHDVNAGQSGNAGGES
- a CDS encoding PucR family transcriptional regulator, whose amino-acid sequence is MRALDDRLPWYRTMPPSRRSAVGLVAQSGITSFIAWHEDPEAQPWIAADVFAAAPRELLRSVSLQQTLQLIRTVVSVFEERIGDADPVMREPILRYSREIAFAAADVYARAAESRGLWDARLEALVVDSILTGEHDDELPSRSAALGWHGRGECAVLVGTAPRVLDVDVIRRRARHAGCDVLVGVQGTRLVVVIGRAAAESEDAAEEPIAFLAIAGELSEAFGEGHLVLGPVVPSIVEAARSAKAALAGFAVADAWRRTPRPVRADDLLPERALAGDPLARQELVRGVYQPLRDHSSDLLATLACYLDTGRSLEATARELFVHPNTVRYRLKRISEIIGWDATGAREALALHTAIILGSIHDASRERTQRGAASTRHASRGRSPVEG
- a CDS encoding ACP S-malonyltransferase, coding for MIVIVAPGQGSQKPGFLAPWLDLPGVPERLGALGEAAGIDLVEHGTVSDADTIRDTLVAQPLIVAAGILALDALGDRARLAGGVAGHSVGEITAAVAAGVLSAEDAMALVGERARAMADAAATTPTGMAAVLGADEGALEGRLAELGLEPANYNGGGQIVVAGAVDALAALAEAPPERARVIPLQTAGAFHTGYMAPAVERFRAAAAATATSDPTTTLWTNRDGSAVASGADFLELIVGQVSSPVRWDRCMAAFQDAGVTGIIELAPAGALIGLAKRGLRGVPSVGITTPDDLDAAVALLESGAAA
- a CDS encoding beta-ketoacyl-ACP synthase III, with the translated sequence MTSLPTRAGARILAVGAARGDLVVPNEDLIGPIDSSDEWIRQRTGIISRVRASEGIEAVDLAETASREALERAGLDASRIDAVVVSTISNTVQTPSMAALLTERLGATPAPAFDISAACAGYAYGVAQADALVRSGMAEHVLVVGVEKLSEIVDPTDRSISFLLGDGAGAVVIGPSHEPGISPSVWGSDGSQWDTIRMTNPLGSMREGAAWPTLRQDGQKVFRWAVWEMAKKAREALDAAGVEPGDLAAFIPHQANMRIIDEFAKQLQLPDSVAIARDIATTGNTSAASIPLAMHRLLEEQPELSGGLALQIGFGAGLVYGAQVVVLP
- a CDS encoding acyl carrier protein gives rise to the protein MAFTKDEVLAGLADLVNDETGIATENVQMEKSFTDDLDIDSISMMTIVVNAEEKFDVKIPDDEVKNLKTVQDAVDYITGAQAA
- a CDS encoding beta-ketoacyl-[acyl-carrier-protein] synthase family protein — its product is MTHKIVITGIGATSPLGGTARASWDALLAGESGSSTLEHDWVAKYELPVTFAAQAKVRPDTVLERPIAKRLDPSSQFALVAAKEAWADAGSPELDPERLGVDFATGIGGLWTLLDAWDTLREKGPRRVMPMTVPMLMPNAPSAAISMHFEARAYAQTVASACASSTEALVHAYAHLQEGLADVVIAGGSESAIHPMTLAAFASMQALSRRNDDPATASRPYDITRDGFVMGEGAAALVLETEEHALARGARIYAELAGGGVTADSYHITAPEPEGLGASRAVGLALSAAGATADDVTHINAHATSTPVGDVAEVRAMHRIFGERIRDIPVSATKAAHGHLLGGTGALEAVFTTLALNERVAPPTINVTEQDPEAPLRISGTPMPLGDEPQLAISNSFGFGGHNAVIAIRSV
- a CDS encoding DUF3145 family protein produces the protein MTAANTLRRRPASTTGVVWIHASPRAMRTHLEWAVGHAVGDALRFVWQAQPAAPGLERTEVHWTGAAGTGAAIASALAGWRDVRFEVSEDPTPGSDGMRWMHTPELGITARRIDAAGSIVVPEDRIRSAMEAAGTDPKALLAELDDALGGAWDRELETYRHASDASPVIWLHRVG
- a CDS encoding HNH endonuclease signature motif containing protein, yielding MAEHMQRVLDLPGDAGPKVKELASFAAVEVGLTTGGMQQRMTQAWTIVTELPAAHEAASAGRITTAHLRVIESETRAARLDPGVDAGQRARVVEALVAVAERSSTSELRARAKRIVNEVLSEPLQVRHDAARQQRRVELFDAGDGMSDVVARVPTLEGTAILDRLTQAARGKPKDDPRTFDQFRADAFQELLLAGVVPEDLHGVSPITAHVSILIPATTLLDDDEQDPAVRALDFPAALDGKVLVDRDTARRIAGTASVWERLFTDPVTGVAVTVDTYRVPRLQRLWLQARDGGCRGPGCARPALRSDVDHTIDWAKGGTTTLGNLGHLCRSCHTLKHDSRWAVRQLPGGVFEWTSPIGRVITDVPEPIGPVFTDMPRRSPPSTATRAERRRRTQEAVERMAADRDRMLAGLPPDPDASPPPLPPDPLGVWTAAVSQVLGPPAPF